The Hymenobacter sp. DG01 sequence CTGCACCCGCAGTTCTGGGAGATACTGGATATGTGCAAGCGCAAGCCCATCAAGCACCTGATGGTGAACACCAACGGTGTGCGCCTGGCCAAGGATGAGGCCTTCGTGGCCCGGCTGGCTACCTACGAGGGCGCGTTTGAGGTGTATCTGCAGTTTGATTCCTTTAAGAAGGAAGCCCTGGAAAGTCTGCGCGGGCGCGACCTGCGCGAGGTGCGCCTCCAGGCCCTGGAGCACCTCAACAAGTACAACCTCAGCACTACCCTGGTCGTGACCCTGCAGAAGGGGCTGAACGACGATGAAATGGGCCAGGTCATCGACTTCGCCCTGCAGCAGCGCTGCGTGCGCGGCGTTACATTCCAGCCCACCCAGGCCGCCGGCCGCCTCCAGAACTTCGACCCCGCCACCGACCGCCTCACCCTCACTGAAACCCGCCAGCGCATCATCGAGCAGAGCCCTGTGTTTACGGCCGAGGACCTGCTGCCCGTGCCCTGCAACCCCGATGCCCTGGTGATGGGCTACGCCCTGAAACTGGGCGGCGAGGTGTTTCCGCTTACGCGCTACGTGCAGCCGGCCGAGCTGCTCCAGAGCAGCGGCAATACCATTGTGTACGAGCACGACCCACGCCTACGCCAGCACCTGCTGCGCCTGTTCAGCACGGCCAACACCGTGGATACCATCACCCCCGAGCTCAACCAGCTACTCTGCTGCCTACCCTCTATTCAGGCGCCAAACCTCCGCTACGAAAACCTGTTCCGGGTGATTATTCTGCAGTTCATGGATGCCTGGAACTTCGATGTGCGCGCCATCAAAAAGTCCTGCGTCCACATCGTAAGCAAGGATTTGAAGATTATCCCCTTCGAAACCATGAACCTGCTTTACCGCGACGAAGAAAAGCTGGCGCGCCTGCAGGAGCTGCGCGATATTCCGGTCCTCTAACCTTTTCCTACCCCATGGAAACGCCTGAACCGTCCAAACAGCCCGAGCTGTCCACCGGGGCCCTGCTGGGCCGGGTAGTGGCAGCTAATTTCGCCGCCTTGTTGGTACTCAGTAGTCTGGGCGGCTTTATCGGGATGCTGGCCCTGCCGGTACTGAACCTGGTAATCGGGGTGGCGCTTCTGTTTACCGCCCACCGCAAGCTGGGCAAGGTCATGCTCGTGTCGGGGCTGGTGGTGGGCTTGCTGGGGCTGGGCACCTGCGCCCTTATCCTCAGTAATCTGCGCGTCAATCACTGACAGCTGGGGTAGGGGCGTTTGGGCCTGTGCTCAGGGTCTCAGAAATTGCTCTGACGGAAAACAAAAAGCCCGGCTATGGTAGCCGGGCTTTTTGCACTTGAACAGGGAGAAAGGCGCTTAGCGCGCGAATACCGAGGTATAGGTGGTAGTGCCTTGCTCGCCGGTTTGGGTTAGCTTGAGGCGCAGGGTCGTGCTGGTCAGCTCTTCTACGGCGTAGTGGCGGGTCACGTCGGGTTGAGTAACCGTCAGGGAGTCGCCGGACAGCGTCCAGGAGCCGGTGAGCTGCTGGGGAGCTTCGGGGTGTGCTTTAAGGGCGGCCTCATCGAGGGTGTAGCTGCCGCCGGTGTTGAACAGATGCAGATTGTCGCGTTGGGCGTCCTTGATGCGCGGGAACAGGTCCACGGCGGGGGTAGCGACGGCACCCGGGGTAGCAGTAACCAGCGTCAGGCCGGTCAGGCGCCAGGGGCCGGCAGCCAGCAGCTCCGGTTTCGATTGGACGGTTGTAGCGGCAGCTGCCACTTCCTGGGCGGGATCTTTAATCTCCTCAATCTCTTTTTCGCAAGAGGCAAATACGAGGGTACTAGCCAGCAGGCTCAGGAATACGGGCAGTTTCTTCATGAAAACGGGTTTTGGTGATTGTACAACAACACGCTTCGAGGCGTAGTACATCTGCGGCATAAGCCTCACTTTTTACGTCCAACTTCTCTACTACCTGGCCGCCCGTGGGCTTCCGATAATACAAAGGTAGTAGATTGTAATTAATACTGGTTCAGGCGATTAGAAAAATTAACTGATTCGTGATACCTGGTATCTGTGAGGTGCAATATCAGCCGTATTTTCTTGCTTTAGA is a genomic window containing:
- a CDS encoding radical SAM protein; the encoded protein is MPERPYTYYDFTLSLCPHCLRRVEAKIVFEDGGVYMLKRCPSHGRQKVLIATDVEYYKSIRNYVKPSETPRRFNTATHYGCPYDCGLCADHEQHSCLTVIEITDRCNLTCPTCYAESSPLHGRHRTLEEVEAMVDVLVENEGEPDVVQISGGEPTLHPQFWEILDMCKRKPIKHLMVNTNGVRLAKDEAFVARLATYEGAFEVYLQFDSFKKEALESLRGRDLREVRLQALEHLNKYNLSTTLVVTLQKGLNDDEMGQVIDFALQQRCVRGVTFQPTQAAGRLQNFDPATDRLTLTETRQRIIEQSPVFTAEDLLPVPCNPDALVMGYALKLGGEVFPLTRYVQPAELLQSSGNTIVYEHDPRLRQHLLRLFSTANTVDTITPELNQLLCCLPSIQAPNLRYENLFRVIILQFMDAWNFDVRAIKKSCVHIVSKDLKIIPFETMNLLYRDEEKLARLQELRDIPVL
- a CDS encoding DUF5004 domain-containing protein; this encodes MKKLPVFLSLLASTLVFASCEKEIEEIKDPAQEVAAAATTVQSKPELLAAGPWRLTGLTLVTATPGAVATPAVDLFPRIKDAQRDNLHLFNTGGSYTLDEAALKAHPEAPQQLTGSWTLSGDSLTVTQPDVTRHYAVEELTSTTLRLKLTQTGEQGTTTYTSVFAR